The proteins below come from a single Tachysurus fulvidraco isolate hzauxx_2018 chromosome 13, HZAU_PFXX_2.0, whole genome shotgun sequence genomic window:
- the LOC113662842 gene encoding NACHT, LRR and PYD domains-containing protein 12-like isoform X4, translating to MSQQEKQHKSGTKERPDSPVFSSVSLKSDQSLPLPLNFKGGTSSMERRNSSSAGLPKHPTRTDKRKEIHHKERDDPEKTFRKSLKLENKIADFLHNIFQDLENKMIVFIKHELKMFKKCLRKENTRYFSDVSNDVRSVKEAALDMTLYFLKLMEHNDLADALQDAQIGVQQRALKSNLCKKYNRVCEGIAKQGESNTFNKIYTDLYITAGGSGQMNKQHEVMQIKKKKTRVKTESQIEKEEQIECKNMFEPSPGEEKPIRTVVTKGVTGVGKSICVQKFVLDWAEGKEYQDIKFIFPLPFRELNLKEKERCSLRDIIYQFFPETKGMRFTDRYKVMFIFDGLDECRLPLTFHENQKCTDVTEKASLDTIITNLIEGNLLPSALIWITTRPAAAAKIPAEHVDRVTEVRGFNDVQKLEYFRKKISDESLANRIIDHIKRSRSLFIMCHIPVFCWISATVLEDILGRSDCEDIPQTLTEMYTYFLILQTVQGDKKYNRNNASDIPWDKKGILSLGKLAFSHLEKNNLIFYAEDLKDCGIDASDIAVYSGVCTQETGRFLGKVFSFVHVSIQEFIAALFTYVCVRNEKKNVFEPSEENKETKVIDLLKITVDKALESENGHLDLFLRFLLGLSVESNQKLIRGLLSNTGSSSDCQKDIVEYTKLMFEQNPSPERSINLFYCLNELNDDSLVKEIQNRMSSGCLSEAELSPAQWSALVFVLLTSEEDLEVFELQKFIRSDECFKRLLPVIQEATKVLLSECNLTDRSCSALHTVLSSESSKLTEVDLSSNPLGDSGVKQLCAGLKSPNCKLETLRLSDCSITEEGYIALSEALKSSHLIELDLRGNDPGASGVKLLTDLLHDPDCKLKTLR from the exons ATGAGTCAACAAGAGAAGCAACACAAGAG TGGAACAAAGGAAAGACCAGATTCCCctgtgttcagcagtgtgtcTTTGAAGAGTGATCAATCACTGCCACTCCCACTCAACTTTAAAGGTGGAACATCCTCTATGGAAAG ACGGAATTCTTCCTCAGCTGGACTGCCAAAGCATCCAACTAGAACtgacaaaaggaaagaaatacacCATAAGGAAAG AGATGACCCTGAGAAAACTTTTCGGAAAAGTCTCAAATTAGAAAATAAGATTGCAGACTTTCTGCACAACATCTTTCAG gATCTTGAGAATAAAATGATTGTATTTATCAAACACGAGCTGAAGATGTTTAAGAAATGtctaagaaaagaaaacacaagataCTTCAGTGATGTGAGTAATGATGTGAGGAGTGTAAAAGAAGCAGCTCTTGATATGACATTGTACTTTCTGAAGTTGATGGAACACAATGACCTCGCTGATGCACTCCAGG ATGCACAAATAGGAGTTCAGCAGCGTGCACTCAAATCAAACCTGTGTAAGAAGTACAATCGTGTATGTGAAGGAATTGCAAAGCAAGGAGAGTCCAACACTTTTAACAAGATCTACACAGATCTGTACATCACTGCAGGTGGAAGTggacaaatgaataaacaacatGAAGTGAtgcaaattaaaaagaaaaaaactcgTGTGAAAACTGAAAGTCAAATAGAGAAGGAGGAACAAATTGAATGCAAGAACATGTTTGAACCTTCACCTGGAGAAGaaaaacccatcagaactgtggTGACAAAAGGGGTCACTGGTGTTGGAAAATCCATCTGTGTGCAGAAGTTTGTTCTAgactgggctgaagggaaaGAATATCAGGACATAAAGTTCATATTTCCGCTGCCTTTCAGAGAActgaatttaaaagaaaaggaaagatgcAGTTTGAGGGACATCATCTATCAGTTTTTCCCAGAAACAAAAGGAATGAGATTCACAGACAGGTATAAAGTCATGTTCATCTTTGATGgactggatgagtgtcgacttcctctaacaTTCCATGAAAATCAAAAGTGTACTGATGTAACAGAGAAAGCATCACTGGACACTATAATAACAAACCTCATTGAAGGAAATCTGCTTCCGTCTGCTCTCATCTGGATCACCACTCGACCAGCAGCAGCTGCTAAGATCCCTGCTGAACATGTGGACCGGGTCACAGAGGTGCGTGGCTTCAATGATGTACAAAAGTTGGAGTACTTCAGAAAGAAGATCAGTGATGAGAGTCTGGCCAACAGAATCATTGATCATATTAAAAGATCAAGAAGTCTCTTCATCATGTGTCATAttccagtcttctgctggatttcAGCCACTGTGCTTGAAGATATTTTGGGGAGATCAGACTGTGAAGACATTCCACAGACTCTGACGGAGATGTACACGTATTTTCTGATCCTTCAGACCGTACAGGGGGACAAGAAATACAATAGAAATAATGCCTCGGACATTCCATGGGATAAAAAGGGAATTCTTTCACTGGGGAAGCTTGCATTTAGtcacctggaaaaaaacaacctgaTTTTCTATGCAGAAGATCTAAAAGACTGTGGAATTGATGCCAGTGACATAGcggtgtactcaggagtgtgcaCTCAGGAGACTGGCAGATTTCTAGGCAAAGTTTTCAGCTTTGTGCATGTCAGCATTCAGGAGTTCATTGCTGCCTTGTTTACATATGTTTGTGTCCGAAATGAAAAGAAGAATGTTTTCGAGCCATCAGAagagaataaagaaacaaaagttATTGATTTGCTCAAGATCACAGTGGACAAAGCTTTGGAGAGTGAAAACGGACACTTGGACCttttcctccgcttccttctgggccTCTCAGTGGAGTCTAATCAGAAGCTCATTCGAGGTCTACTGTCAAACACGGGAAGCAGCTCTGACTGCCAAAAGGACATAGTTGAGTACACCAAGTTAATGTTTGAACAAAACCCATCTCCAGAAAGATCAATCAATCTGTTCTACTGTCTGAACGAGTTAAATGATGATTCACTGGTGAAAGAGATCCAAAACCGTATGAGCTCAGGTTGTCTCTCTGAAGCTGAACTCTCACCTGCTCAGTGGTCTGCTCTGGTCTTTGTGTTGCTGACATCAGAGGAGGATCTGGAAGTGTTTGAGCTGCAGAAGTTCATAAGATCAGATGAATGCTTTAAGAGACTGTTACCAGTCATACAGGAAGCCACAAAAGTTCT GCTCAGTGAGTGTAACCTGACAGACAGAAGCTGCTCTGctttacacacagttctcaGCTCAGAATCCTCCAAGCTGACTGAGGTGGATCTGAGCAGTAATCCTCTGGGGGACTCAGGAGTAAAGCAGCTTTGTGCTGGACTGAAGAGTCcaaactgtaaactggagactctGAG ACTCTCAGACTGCAGTATAACAGAGGAAGGATACATCGctctgtctgaagctctgaaatcatctcacctgatagagctggatctcagagggaacgaccctggagcatcaggagtgaagctgctcactGATTTACTACATGATCCAGACTGTAAACTAAAGACACTGAGGTGA
- the LOC113662842 gene encoding NACHT, LRR and PYD domains-containing protein 12-like isoform X3: MQQKHNFTFFCSFLTRTLYNKTPILQSCEKLQSSEMSQQEKQHKSGTKERPDSPVFSSVSLKSDQSLPLPLNFKGGTSSMERDDPEKTFRKSLKLENKIADFLHNIFQDLENKMIVFIKHELKMFKKCLRKENTRYFSDVSNDVRSVKEAALDMTLYFLKLMEHNDLADALQDAQIGVQQRALKSNLCKKYNRVCEGIAKQGESNTFNKIYTDLYITAGGSGQMNKQHEVMQIKKKKTRVKTESQIEKEEQIECKNMFEPSPGEEKPIRTVVTKGVTGVGKSICVQKFVLDWAEGKEYQDIKFIFPLPFRELNLKEKERCSLRDIIYQFFPETKGMRFTDRYKVMFIFDGLDECRLPLTFHENQKCTDVTEKASLDTIITNLIEGNLLPSALIWITTRPAAAAKIPAEHVDRVTEVRGFNDVQKLEYFRKKISDESLANRIIDHIKRSRSLFIMCHIPVFCWISATVLEDILGRSDCEDIPQTLTEMYTYFLILQTVQGDKKYNRNNASDIPWDKKGILSLGKLAFSHLEKNNLIFYAEDLKDCGIDASDIAVYSGVCTQETGRFLGKVFSFVHVSIQEFIAALFTYVCVRNEKKNVFEPSEENKETKVIDLLKITVDKALESENGHLDLFLRFLLGLSVESNQKLIRGLLSNTGSSSDCQKDIVEYTKLMFEQNPSPERSINLFYCLNELNDDSLVKEIQNRMSSGCLSEAELSPAQWSALVFVLLTSEEDLEVFELQKFIRSDECFKRLLPVIQEATKVLLSECNLTDRSCSALHTVLSSESSKLTEVDLSSNPLGDSGVKQLCAGLKSPNCKLETLRLSDCSITEEGYIALSEALKSSHLIELDLRGNDPGASGVKLLTDLLHDPDCKLKTLR; the protein is encoded by the exons ATGCAACAGAAACATAATTTCACattcttctgttcttttctcacCAGGACTTTATACAATAAAACTCCAATCCTCCAATCCTGTGAGAAACTCCAATCCTCTGAAATGAGTCAACAAGAGAAGCAACACAAGAG TGGAACAAAGGAAAGACCAGATTCCCctgtgttcagcagtgtgtcTTTGAAGAGTGATCAATCACTGCCACTCCCACTCAACTTTAAAGGTGGAACATCCTCTATGGAAAG AGATGACCCTGAGAAAACTTTTCGGAAAAGTCTCAAATTAGAAAATAAGATTGCAGACTTTCTGCACAACATCTTTCAG gATCTTGAGAATAAAATGATTGTATTTATCAAACACGAGCTGAAGATGTTTAAGAAATGtctaagaaaagaaaacacaagataCTTCAGTGATGTGAGTAATGATGTGAGGAGTGTAAAAGAAGCAGCTCTTGATATGACATTGTACTTTCTGAAGTTGATGGAACACAATGACCTCGCTGATGCACTCCAGG ATGCACAAATAGGAGTTCAGCAGCGTGCACTCAAATCAAACCTGTGTAAGAAGTACAATCGTGTATGTGAAGGAATTGCAAAGCAAGGAGAGTCCAACACTTTTAACAAGATCTACACAGATCTGTACATCACTGCAGGTGGAAGTggacaaatgaataaacaacatGAAGTGAtgcaaattaaaaagaaaaaaactcgTGTGAAAACTGAAAGTCAAATAGAGAAGGAGGAACAAATTGAATGCAAGAACATGTTTGAACCTTCACCTGGAGAAGaaaaacccatcagaactgtggTGACAAAAGGGGTCACTGGTGTTGGAAAATCCATCTGTGTGCAGAAGTTTGTTCTAgactgggctgaagggaaaGAATATCAGGACATAAAGTTCATATTTCCGCTGCCTTTCAGAGAActgaatttaaaagaaaaggaaagatgcAGTTTGAGGGACATCATCTATCAGTTTTTCCCAGAAACAAAAGGAATGAGATTCACAGACAGGTATAAAGTCATGTTCATCTTTGATGgactggatgagtgtcgacttcctctaacaTTCCATGAAAATCAAAAGTGTACTGATGTAACAGAGAAAGCATCACTGGACACTATAATAACAAACCTCATTGAAGGAAATCTGCTTCCGTCTGCTCTCATCTGGATCACCACTCGACCAGCAGCAGCTGCTAAGATCCCTGCTGAACATGTGGACCGGGTCACAGAGGTGCGTGGCTTCAATGATGTACAAAAGTTGGAGTACTTCAGAAAGAAGATCAGTGATGAGAGTCTGGCCAACAGAATCATTGATCATATTAAAAGATCAAGAAGTCTCTTCATCATGTGTCATAttccagtcttctgctggatttcAGCCACTGTGCTTGAAGATATTTTGGGGAGATCAGACTGTGAAGACATTCCACAGACTCTGACGGAGATGTACACGTATTTTCTGATCCTTCAGACCGTACAGGGGGACAAGAAATACAATAGAAATAATGCCTCGGACATTCCATGGGATAAAAAGGGAATTCTTTCACTGGGGAAGCTTGCATTTAGtcacctggaaaaaaacaacctgaTTTTCTATGCAGAAGATCTAAAAGACTGTGGAATTGATGCCAGTGACATAGcggtgtactcaggagtgtgcaCTCAGGAGACTGGCAGATTTCTAGGCAAAGTTTTCAGCTTTGTGCATGTCAGCATTCAGGAGTTCATTGCTGCCTTGTTTACATATGTTTGTGTCCGAAATGAAAAGAAGAATGTTTTCGAGCCATCAGAagagaataaagaaacaaaagttATTGATTTGCTCAAGATCACAGTGGACAAAGCTTTGGAGAGTGAAAACGGACACTTGGACCttttcctccgcttccttctgggccTCTCAGTGGAGTCTAATCAGAAGCTCATTCGAGGTCTACTGTCAAACACGGGAAGCAGCTCTGACTGCCAAAAGGACATAGTTGAGTACACCAAGTTAATGTTTGAACAAAACCCATCTCCAGAAAGATCAATCAATCTGTTCTACTGTCTGAACGAGTTAAATGATGATTCACTGGTGAAAGAGATCCAAAACCGTATGAGCTCAGGTTGTCTCTCTGAAGCTGAACTCTCACCTGCTCAGTGGTCTGCTCTGGTCTTTGTGTTGCTGACATCAGAGGAGGATCTGGAAGTGTTTGAGCTGCAGAAGTTCATAAGATCAGATGAATGCTTTAAGAGACTGTTACCAGTCATACAGGAAGCCACAAAAGTTCT GCTCAGTGAGTGTAACCTGACAGACAGAAGCTGCTCTGctttacacacagttctcaGCTCAGAATCCTCCAAGCTGACTGAGGTGGATCTGAGCAGTAATCCTCTGGGGGACTCAGGAGTAAAGCAGCTTTGTGCTGGACTGAAGAGTCcaaactgtaaactggagactctGAG ACTCTCAGACTGCAGTATAACAGAGGAAGGATACATCGctctgtctgaagctctgaaatcatctcacctgatagagctggatctcagagggaacgaccctggagcatcaggagtgaagctgctcactGATTTACTACATGATCCAGACTGTAAACTAAAGACACTGAGGTGA
- the LOC113662842 gene encoding NACHT, LRR and PYD domains-containing protein 12-like isoform X2 codes for MQQKHNFTFFCSFLTRTLYNKTPILQSCEKLQSSEMSQQEKQHKSGTKERPDSPVFSSVSLKSDQSLPLPLNFKGGTSSMERRNSSSAGLPKHPTRTDKRKEIHHKERDDPEKTFRKSLKLENKIADFLHNIFQDLENKMIVFIKHELKMFKKCLRKENTRYFSDVSNDVRSVKEAALDMTLYFLKLMEHNDLADALQDAQIGVQQRALKSNLCKKYNRVCEGIAKQGESNTFNKIYTDLYITAGGSGQMNKQHEVMQIKKKKTRVKTESQIEKEEQIECKNMFEPSPGEEKPIRTVVTKGVTGVGKSICVQKFVLDWAEGKEYQDIKFIFPLPFRELNLKEKERCSLRDIIYQFFPETKGMRFTDRYKVMFIFDGLDECRLPLTFHENQKCTDVTEKASLDTIITNLIEGNLLPSALIWITTRPAAAAKIPAEHVDRVTEVRGFNDVQKLEYFRKKISDESLANRIIDHIKRSRSLFIMCHIPVFCWISATVLEDILGRSDCEDIPQTLTEMYTYFLILQTVQGDKKYNRNNASDIPWDKKGILSLGKLAFSHLEKNNLIFYAEDLKDCGIDASDIAVYSGVCTQETGRFLGKVFSFVHVSIQEFIAALFTYVCVRNEKKNVFEPSEENKETKVIDLLKITVDKALESENGHLDLFLRFLLGLSVESNQKLIRGLLSNTGSSSDCQKDIVEYTKLMFEQNPSPERSINLFYCLNELNDDSLVKEIQNRMSSGCLSEAELSPAQWSALVFVLLTSEEDLEVFELQKFIRSDECFKRLLPVIQEATKVLLSECNLTDRSCSALHTVLSSESSKLTEVDLSSNPLGDSGVKQLCAGLKSPNCKLETLRLSDCSITEEGYIALSEALKSSHLIELDLRGNDPGASGVKLLTDLLHDPDCKLKTLR; via the exons ATGCAACAGAAACATAATTTCACattcttctgttcttttctcacCAGGACTTTATACAATAAAACTCCAATCCTCCAATCCTGTGAGAAACTCCAATCCTCTGAAATGAGTCAACAAGAGAAGCAACACAAGAG TGGAACAAAGGAAAGACCAGATTCCCctgtgttcagcagtgtgtcTTTGAAGAGTGATCAATCACTGCCACTCCCACTCAACTTTAAAGGTGGAACATCCTCTATGGAAAG ACGGAATTCTTCCTCAGCTGGACTGCCAAAGCATCCAACTAGAACtgacaaaaggaaagaaatacacCATAAGGAAAG AGATGACCCTGAGAAAACTTTTCGGAAAAGTCTCAAATTAGAAAATAAGATTGCAGACTTTCTGCACAACATCTTTCAG gATCTTGAGAATAAAATGATTGTATTTATCAAACACGAGCTGAAGATGTTTAAGAAATGtctaagaaaagaaaacacaagataCTTCAGTGATGTGAGTAATGATGTGAGGAGTGTAAAAGAAGCAGCTCTTGATATGACATTGTACTTTCTGAAGTTGATGGAACACAATGACCTCGCTGATGCACTCCAGG ATGCACAAATAGGAGTTCAGCAGCGTGCACTCAAATCAAACCTGTGTAAGAAGTACAATCGTGTATGTGAAGGAATTGCAAAGCAAGGAGAGTCCAACACTTTTAACAAGATCTACACAGATCTGTACATCACTGCAGGTGGAAGTggacaaatgaataaacaacatGAAGTGAtgcaaattaaaaagaaaaaaactcgTGTGAAAACTGAAAGTCAAATAGAGAAGGAGGAACAAATTGAATGCAAGAACATGTTTGAACCTTCACCTGGAGAAGaaaaacccatcagaactgtggTGACAAAAGGGGTCACTGGTGTTGGAAAATCCATCTGTGTGCAGAAGTTTGTTCTAgactgggctgaagggaaaGAATATCAGGACATAAAGTTCATATTTCCGCTGCCTTTCAGAGAActgaatttaaaagaaaaggaaagatgcAGTTTGAGGGACATCATCTATCAGTTTTTCCCAGAAACAAAAGGAATGAGATTCACAGACAGGTATAAAGTCATGTTCATCTTTGATGgactggatgagtgtcgacttcctctaacaTTCCATGAAAATCAAAAGTGTACTGATGTAACAGAGAAAGCATCACTGGACACTATAATAACAAACCTCATTGAAGGAAATCTGCTTCCGTCTGCTCTCATCTGGATCACCACTCGACCAGCAGCAGCTGCTAAGATCCCTGCTGAACATGTGGACCGGGTCACAGAGGTGCGTGGCTTCAATGATGTACAAAAGTTGGAGTACTTCAGAAAGAAGATCAGTGATGAGAGTCTGGCCAACAGAATCATTGATCATATTAAAAGATCAAGAAGTCTCTTCATCATGTGTCATAttccagtcttctgctggatttcAGCCACTGTGCTTGAAGATATTTTGGGGAGATCAGACTGTGAAGACATTCCACAGACTCTGACGGAGATGTACACGTATTTTCTGATCCTTCAGACCGTACAGGGGGACAAGAAATACAATAGAAATAATGCCTCGGACATTCCATGGGATAAAAAGGGAATTCTTTCACTGGGGAAGCTTGCATTTAGtcacctggaaaaaaacaacctgaTTTTCTATGCAGAAGATCTAAAAGACTGTGGAATTGATGCCAGTGACATAGcggtgtactcaggagtgtgcaCTCAGGAGACTGGCAGATTTCTAGGCAAAGTTTTCAGCTTTGTGCATGTCAGCATTCAGGAGTTCATTGCTGCCTTGTTTACATATGTTTGTGTCCGAAATGAAAAGAAGAATGTTTTCGAGCCATCAGAagagaataaagaaacaaaagttATTGATTTGCTCAAGATCACAGTGGACAAAGCTTTGGAGAGTGAAAACGGACACTTGGACCttttcctccgcttccttctgggccTCTCAGTGGAGTCTAATCAGAAGCTCATTCGAGGTCTACTGTCAAACACGGGAAGCAGCTCTGACTGCCAAAAGGACATAGTTGAGTACACCAAGTTAATGTTTGAACAAAACCCATCTCCAGAAAGATCAATCAATCTGTTCTACTGTCTGAACGAGTTAAATGATGATTCACTGGTGAAAGAGATCCAAAACCGTATGAGCTCAGGTTGTCTCTCTGAAGCTGAACTCTCACCTGCTCAGTGGTCTGCTCTGGTCTTTGTGTTGCTGACATCAGAGGAGGATCTGGAAGTGTTTGAGCTGCAGAAGTTCATAAGATCAGATGAATGCTTTAAGAGACTGTTACCAGTCATACAGGAAGCCACAAAAGTTCT GCTCAGTGAGTGTAACCTGACAGACAGAAGCTGCTCTGctttacacacagttctcaGCTCAGAATCCTCCAAGCTGACTGAGGTGGATCTGAGCAGTAATCCTCTGGGGGACTCAGGAGTAAAGCAGCTTTGTGCTGGACTGAAGAGTCcaaactgtaaactggagactctGAG ACTCTCAGACTGCAGTATAACAGAGGAAGGATACATCGctctgtctgaagctctgaaatcatctcacctgatagagctggatctcagagggaacgaccctggagcatcaggagtgaagctgctcactGATTTACTACATGATCCAGACTGTAAACTAAAGACACTGAGGTGA
- the LOC113662842 gene encoding NACHT, LRR and PYD domains-containing protein 12-like isoform X1 yields the protein MMWSGTAGPVKQRRLQSRLSLWDLTLALRSSSLFSRAWTLANRIQGKGARCACSLSLFLAPARFPLGHQCRTRPLFSLRISLGQHGSGKGRNSSSAGLPKHPTRTDKRKEIHHKERDDPEKTFRKSLKLENKIADFLHNIFQDLENKMIVFIKHELKMFKKCLRKENTRYFSDVSNDVRSVKEAALDMTLYFLKLMEHNDLADALQDAQIGVQQRALKSNLCKKYNRVCEGIAKQGESNTFNKIYTDLYITAGGSGQMNKQHEVMQIKKKKTRVKTESQIEKEEQIECKNMFEPSPGEEKPIRTVVTKGVTGVGKSICVQKFVLDWAEGKEYQDIKFIFPLPFRELNLKEKERCSLRDIIYQFFPETKGMRFTDRYKVMFIFDGLDECRLPLTFHENQKCTDVTEKASLDTIITNLIEGNLLPSALIWITTRPAAAAKIPAEHVDRVTEVRGFNDVQKLEYFRKKISDESLANRIIDHIKRSRSLFIMCHIPVFCWISATVLEDILGRSDCEDIPQTLTEMYTYFLILQTVQGDKKYNRNNASDIPWDKKGILSLGKLAFSHLEKNNLIFYAEDLKDCGIDASDIAVYSGVCTQETGRFLGKVFSFVHVSIQEFIAALFTYVCVRNEKKNVFEPSEENKETKVIDLLKITVDKALESENGHLDLFLRFLLGLSVESNQKLIRGLLSNTGSSSDCQKDIVEYTKLMFEQNPSPERSINLFYCLNELNDDSLVKEIQNRMSSGCLSEAELSPAQWSALVFVLLTSEEDLEVFELQKFIRSDECFKRLLPVIQEATKVLLSECNLTDRSCSALHTVLSSESSKLTEVDLSSNPLGDSGVKQLCAGLKSPNCKLETLRLSDCSITEEGYIALSEALKSSHLIELDLRGNDPGASGVKLLTDLLHDPDCKLKTLR from the exons ATGATGTGGTCCGGTACTGCTGGACCGGTGAAGCAGAGAAGGTTGCAGTCTCGATTGTCCCTCTGGGACTTGACTCTTGCCCTGAGGTCATCGAGCTTGTTTTCCAGAGCCTGGACGTTGGCTAACAGGATACAAGGTAAGGGAGCGCGGTGTGCATGTTCCCTTAGCCTGTTCCTGGCGCCAGCTCGTTTCCCTCTCGGACACCAGTGCAGGACGCGTCCTTTGTTTTCCCTCAGGATCTCGCTCGGCCAGCATGGGTCCGGCAAAGG ACGGAATTCTTCCTCAGCTGGACTGCCAAAGCATCCAACTAGAACtgacaaaaggaaagaaatacacCATAAGGAAAG AGATGACCCTGAGAAAACTTTTCGGAAAAGTCTCAAATTAGAAAATAAGATTGCAGACTTTCTGCACAACATCTTTCAG gATCTTGAGAATAAAATGATTGTATTTATCAAACACGAGCTGAAGATGTTTAAGAAATGtctaagaaaagaaaacacaagataCTTCAGTGATGTGAGTAATGATGTGAGGAGTGTAAAAGAAGCAGCTCTTGATATGACATTGTACTTTCTGAAGTTGATGGAACACAATGACCTCGCTGATGCACTCCAGG ATGCACAAATAGGAGTTCAGCAGCGTGCACTCAAATCAAACCTGTGTAAGAAGTACAATCGTGTATGTGAAGGAATTGCAAAGCAAGGAGAGTCCAACACTTTTAACAAGATCTACACAGATCTGTACATCACTGCAGGTGGAAGTggacaaatgaataaacaacatGAAGTGAtgcaaattaaaaagaaaaaaactcgTGTGAAAACTGAAAGTCAAATAGAGAAGGAGGAACAAATTGAATGCAAGAACATGTTTGAACCTTCACCTGGAGAAGaaaaacccatcagaactgtggTGACAAAAGGGGTCACTGGTGTTGGAAAATCCATCTGTGTGCAGAAGTTTGTTCTAgactgggctgaagggaaaGAATATCAGGACATAAAGTTCATATTTCCGCTGCCTTTCAGAGAActgaatttaaaagaaaaggaaagatgcAGTTTGAGGGACATCATCTATCAGTTTTTCCCAGAAACAAAAGGAATGAGATTCACAGACAGGTATAAAGTCATGTTCATCTTTGATGgactggatgagtgtcgacttcctctaacaTTCCATGAAAATCAAAAGTGTACTGATGTAACAGAGAAAGCATCACTGGACACTATAATAACAAACCTCATTGAAGGAAATCTGCTTCCGTCTGCTCTCATCTGGATCACCACTCGACCAGCAGCAGCTGCTAAGATCCCTGCTGAACATGTGGACCGGGTCACAGAGGTGCGTGGCTTCAATGATGTACAAAAGTTGGAGTACTTCAGAAAGAAGATCAGTGATGAGAGTCTGGCCAACAGAATCATTGATCATATTAAAAGATCAAGAAGTCTCTTCATCATGTGTCATAttccagtcttctgctggatttcAGCCACTGTGCTTGAAGATATTTTGGGGAGATCAGACTGTGAAGACATTCCACAGACTCTGACGGAGATGTACACGTATTTTCTGATCCTTCAGACCGTACAGGGGGACAAGAAATACAATAGAAATAATGCCTCGGACATTCCATGGGATAAAAAGGGAATTCTTTCACTGGGGAAGCTTGCATTTAGtcacctggaaaaaaacaacctgaTTTTCTATGCAGAAGATCTAAAAGACTGTGGAATTGATGCCAGTGACATAGcggtgtactcaggagtgtgcaCTCAGGAGACTGGCAGATTTCTAGGCAAAGTTTTCAGCTTTGTGCATGTCAGCATTCAGGAGTTCATTGCTGCCTTGTTTACATATGTTTGTGTCCGAAATGAAAAGAAGAATGTTTTCGAGCCATCAGAagagaataaagaaacaaaagttATTGATTTGCTCAAGATCACAGTGGACAAAGCTTTGGAGAGTGAAAACGGACACTTGGACCttttcctccgcttccttctgggccTCTCAGTGGAGTCTAATCAGAAGCTCATTCGAGGTCTACTGTCAAACACGGGAAGCAGCTCTGACTGCCAAAAGGACATAGTTGAGTACACCAAGTTAATGTTTGAACAAAACCCATCTCCAGAAAGATCAATCAATCTGTTCTACTGTCTGAACGAGTTAAATGATGATTCACTGGTGAAAGAGATCCAAAACCGTATGAGCTCAGGTTGTCTCTCTGAAGCTGAACTCTCACCTGCTCAGTGGTCTGCTCTGGTCTTTGTGTTGCTGACATCAGAGGAGGATCTGGAAGTGTTTGAGCTGCAGAAGTTCATAAGATCAGATGAATGCTTTAAGAGACTGTTACCAGTCATACAGGAAGCCACAAAAGTTCT GCTCAGTGAGTGTAACCTGACAGACAGAAGCTGCTCTGctttacacacagttctcaGCTCAGAATCCTCCAAGCTGACTGAGGTGGATCTGAGCAGTAATCCTCTGGGGGACTCAGGAGTAAAGCAGCTTTGTGCTGGACTGAAGAGTCcaaactgtaaactggagactctGAG ACTCTCAGACTGCAGTATAACAGAGGAAGGATACATCGctctgtctgaagctctgaaatcatctcacctgatagagctggatctcagagggaacgaccctggagcatcaggagtgaagctgctcactGATTTACTACATGATCCAGACTGTAAACTAAAGACACTGAGGTGA